Proteins from one Dermacentor variabilis isolate Ectoservices chromosome 1, ASM5094787v1, whole genome shotgun sequence genomic window:
- the LOC142579254 gene encoding uncharacterized protein LOC142579254: protein MARTLFVLAALVAVAAMVYAEEEKKEDVEGRIGFGGGYGQSAGGSQYGFNRGQSGFNQGSGGFDSANRYNNVQGFRNRDGYRTNQGYDRNSFNRYGSGGAGFNTGFNRGAGGSFNQHGSQGGGYLG from the exons ATGGCACGCACACTG TTCGTTCTCGCCGCGCTTGTGGCCGTGGCTGCAATGGTCTacgctgaagaagaaaagaaggaagacgtCGAAGGCCGCATTGGCTTTGGCGGTGGCTATGGCCAATCAGCCGGCGGCAGCCAATACGGCTTCAACCGCGGACAATCGGGCTTCAACCAGGGCAGCGGAGGCTTCGACAGCGCCAACCGTTACAACAACGTGCAGGGCTTCAGGAACCGCGACGGCTACCGCACCAACCAGGGCTACGACCGCAATTCCTTCAACCGCTACGGATCTGGCGGTGCAGGCTTCAACACTGGCTTCAACCGCGGTGCTGGCGGCTCCTTCAACCAGCACGGGTCTCAGGGAGGAGGCTACCTTGGTTGA